The following are encoded in a window of Oncorhynchus mykiss isolate Arlee chromosome 11, USDA_OmykA_1.1, whole genome shotgun sequence genomic DNA:
- the mmab gene encoding corrinoid adenosyltransferase has product MASMITKPSHLRCILTRTSKCLAVTWTKTSFRSERSYASKTDGESRIPKIYTKTGDKGFSSTYTGERRPKEDHVFEALGTTDELSSAIGLAREFCIDKGHTFTDQLDKIQCVLQDVGSNIATPQSSAREIHIKKTKFSSQPVADLEGWIDEFTEKLPPLTNFILPSGGKSSAALHIARTVCRRAERSVSPIVRSGEADPDVAKYLNRLSDYLFTVARYTAMKEGNEETIYKRPE; this is encoded by the exons ATGGCTTCAATGATTACCAAACCATCTCACCTACGTTGTATCCTGACAAGGACTAGCAAATGTTTAGCTGTGACTTGGACAAAGACATCATTTAGATCAGAAAGAAG TTATGCCTCCAAAACTGATGGAGAAAGCAGGATCCCCAAAATATACACTAAAACTGGTGATAAAG GTTTCTCTAGCACTTACACTGGAGAGAGAAGACCCAAGGAAGATCATGTGTTTGAAGCATTGGGAACAACAGATGAGTTGTCATCAGCGATAGG CTTGGCCAGGGAGTTTTGTATCGACAAAGGCCATACATTCACAGATCAACTGGACAAG ATTCAGTGTGTCTTACAAGATGTGGGATCCAACATTGCCACACCTCAGTCATCTGCACGAGAAATTCATATAA AAAAAACTAAGTTCAGTTCCCAACCAGTGGCAGACCTTGAAGGCTGGATTGATGAGTTCACAGAGAAGCTTCCACCACTGACGAACTTCATATTACCT TCTGGAGGAAAGAGCAGTGCGGCCCTCCACATAGCACGGACAGTGTGTCGCAGAGCAGAACGCAG tgtttcccctattGTGCGGTCAGGTGAGGCCGATCCTGATGTTGCCAAATATTTGAACAG ATTGAGCGACTACCTGTTCACAGTGGCCAGGTACACAGCCATGAAAGAAGGCAACGAGGAGACGATCTACAAAAGACCCGAGTGA